One bacterium genomic region harbors:
- a CDS encoding TonB-dependent receptor, translated as MRNIPCNLKRHTCLLTWFFLILFGATVQAATIRGFVRDHSSRETIPGASVQIANTNIGTPANLDGFYILSNLSAGNYTLRFSAMGYAVLTKPVTLDANAVKTLDVELAVTGVQQKEIEVIGEREENDEGRQTAKVSSVVIESQRIKNIPALAGEVDILRMIQAIPGVKSTSDISTGLNVRGGNSAMCLIQMDQSAVYNPSHMFGIFSTFNGDAVKHLQLMKGGFSAEYGGRAGSILEVVTKEGNRNETKGNVSLGIVSSRALIEGPLPGKQGSYALSGRRTYFDFILDPLRKNEDFKDLPDYYFYDANGKLNWDFNEKTTLTVAGYTGLDDMTVEAGDDDSRFKISTQWGNRTFASRLRHVVSTDAFVTFGYTYSRYASDFSIYNEGRQMMAFTNQFHDQMLRTDGEYHGISNHTFRTGIEAHRFSVVVKSMNEKTTQADINGHSWNIAHYLQDNWKLAPKLEMKYGLRWYWHEMGKWTKFDPRLAFVYHYNPMTRFKLAGGRYHQWIELINGDASGASFEIWVPNDGSISPMYSDQT; from the coding sequence ATGCGAAACATCCCCTGCAATCTGAAAAGGCACACTTGCCTTCTAACCTGGTTCTTTCTAATACTCTTTGGTGCGACAGTACAAGCCGCTACCATCCGTGGCTTTGTCCGCGATCATTCTTCCCGTGAGACCATACCCGGCGCTTCGGTGCAAATTGCTAATACCAACATCGGCACCCCGGCAAATCTCGATGGCTTTTACATCTTGAGTAACCTCTCGGCTGGCAACTACACCCTGCGGTTTAGCGCAATGGGTTATGCTGTGCTCACTAAACCAGTGACCCTTGATGCCAATGCAGTGAAAACCCTCGATGTCGAGTTAGCGGTTACCGGTGTCCAACAAAAGGAAATCGAAGTCATCGGCGAACGGGAAGAGAACGACGAAGGCCGACAAACCGCAAAAGTTTCCTCAGTCGTTATCGAATCGCAGCGCATAAAAAATATCCCGGCGCTTGCCGGAGAAGTCGATATTCTACGGATGATTCAAGCAATCCCCGGTGTGAAATCGACGTCGGATATTTCCACCGGCTTAAATGTTCGCGGTGGCAATTCCGCGATGTGTTTGATTCAGATGGATCAAAGCGCAGTGTACAATCCATCGCACATGTTCGGCATTTTCTCTACATTCAATGGCGACGCCGTCAAGCATCTACAACTGATGAAGGGCGGTTTCTCGGCGGAGTACGGCGGTCGTGCCGGCAGTATCCTCGAAGTCGTCACGAAAGAAGGCAACCGGAATGAAACCAAGGGCAACGTTTCGTTAGGTATCGTCTCCTCCCGTGCCTTGATTGAAGGCCCGTTACCCGGTAAGCAAGGTTCCTATGCATTGTCGGGACGACGTACCTATTTCGATTTCATTCTTGACCCATTGCGGAAAAATGAGGATTTCAAAGACCTTCCCGATTACTACTTCTACGATGCGAATGGCAAATTGAATTGGGACTTTAATGAAAAGACGACACTGACGGTTGCCGGTTACACCGGACTCGACGATATGACAGTAGAGGCAGGCGACGACGATAGTCGTTTCAAGATTAGTACCCAATGGGGCAATCGCACCTTCGCCAGCCGCCTCCGTCATGTAGTGAGTACCGATGCATTTGTCACGTTCGGGTACACGTACAGCCGCTATGCAAGCGACTTCAGTATCTACAACGAAGGCCGACAGATGATGGCATTCACGAATCAATTTCACGACCAGATGTTGCGAACCGATGGCGAATACCACGGCATATCGAATCATACCTTTCGTACTGGTATCGAAGCGCACCGCTTCTCCGTTGTCGTGAAGAGTATGAACGAAAAGACAACGCAAGCGGATATTAACGGACATTCATGGAACATCGCTCATTATCTGCAAGACAATTGGAAACTGGCACCCAAATTGGAAATGAAATACGGTCTCCGCTGGTATTGGCACGAGATGGGGAAATGGACGAAGTTCGACCCCCGGTTAGCGTTTGTGTACCACTACAATCCGATGACCCGTTTCAAGCTCGCGGGCGGTCGTTACCATCAATGGATTGAACTCATCAATGGCGATGCGAGCGGCGCTTCGTTTGAAATCTGGGTTCCCAACGACGGCAGTATCTCGCCAATGTACTCCGATCAAACTG